A portion of the Krasilnikovia cinnamomea genome contains these proteins:
- a CDS encoding RNA polymerase sigma factor, whose amino-acid sequence MREVDDEQLLTRLSTDPAAFEEFYRRHVARVQAAAVRRLQVADDVADVVATVFVTVIETAQRFDPSRGKAVPWLYGITANVAAQQRRRRAREAQAVGRLSGRRLLQADDYDTLERQLDAARDAHTLTTVMDQLSDDERQLLELVSLDGLDPSQAAAVVGIRPATARMRLSRARRRLRALLSAATPAPTAVSLARTEVS is encoded by the coding sequence ATGCGTGAGGTAGACGACGAGCAATTGCTGACCCGGCTGTCCACCGATCCGGCCGCGTTCGAGGAATTCTACCGGCGCCACGTCGCACGGGTGCAGGCCGCCGCGGTACGGCGCCTTCAGGTGGCCGATGACGTCGCGGACGTGGTGGCCACGGTGTTCGTAACCGTGATCGAGACAGCGCAACGCTTTGACCCCAGCCGCGGTAAGGCGGTGCCGTGGCTGTACGGCATCACCGCCAACGTCGCCGCGCAGCAGCGCCGCCGACGGGCTCGAGAAGCGCAAGCTGTCGGCCGGCTGTCCGGACGTCGGCTGTTGCAGGCCGACGACTACGACACTCTCGAACGCCAGCTGGACGCCGCGCGCGATGCCCACACCCTGACCACGGTGATGGACCAGCTCAGCGACGACGAGCGGCAGCTGCTGGAGTTGGTCAGCCTCGACGGGCTCGATCCGAGCCAGGCGGCAGCCGTCGTCGGTATCCGGCCCGCGACCGCCCGGATGCGCCTGAGTCGCGCTCGCCGTCGACTACGTGCCCTGCTCAGCGCTGCCACGCCCGCCCCCACCGCTGTATCGCTCGCCCGTACGGAGGTCTCCTGA
- a CDS encoding LysR family transcriptional regulator translates to MKKADHRWAGQAGINWGDVIAFRVLAEELSFTRAAVRLDITQPALSVRIRRLEQSFGNRLLDRHTRLVRLTVKGRLLRDWVDQAARGWKQIQDWEPARECGEASLSGDRPSLDGRTSSPTAVHAAPLNQVAIGPV, encoded by the coding sequence GTGAAGAAGGCTGATCACCGCTGGGCCGGGCAAGCCGGGATCAACTGGGGCGACGTGATCGCCTTCCGCGTACTCGCCGAAGAGCTCAGCTTCACGCGGGCGGCGGTCCGGCTCGACATCACACAGCCGGCTCTCTCGGTGCGAATTCGCCGGTTGGAGCAGAGTTTCGGCAACCGTCTCCTGGATCGCCACACTCGACTGGTGCGGCTGACGGTTAAGGGTCGCCTGTTGAGAGACTGGGTGGATCAAGCGGCCCGAGGCTGGAAGCAGATCCAGGACTGGGAGCCGGCCCGGGAATGCGGCGAGGCATCGCTCAGCGGCGACAGGCCGTCACTGGACGGTCGAACGAGCAGCCCGACAGCCGTTCATGCGGCACCGCTAAACCAGGTGGCCATCGGACCGGTATGA